AGCGCACGATATGGCTGCGCGTGACGGGACCGACGCGCCGTGTCGGCGCCTCGGCTCCAACGCGCCAATATGCGTGACCCGATTCGCTCATACGCCCTCCTTCGCGCTTTCATCGGCGGTATTCCGAGGGGGCAACTCGATGATGTCGCTACGCTGCACGAGCACCTCCTCGCCGCGTTGATTGACGAAGCGCGCCTCTCGAACAATGATGGACATGACACCGCGCTTGCCGGCTTTGTGGCGTACGTCTGTGATGCTTGCATGCACCGTCAGCACATCGCCGGCCGCGATGAGGCCCAGGTACTCCCATTCGTTGCCGCCGGCCAGCACGCGCTTGAGGTCGAGATTCAATCCCGGTCCCGTATCGGGCGGGGTCCAGAAACTGGCCGCGGCACTGAACGTCGGCGCTGGCCTCGCGCCGCCCTCCC
This is a stretch of genomic DNA from Paraburkholderia sp. HP33-1. It encodes these proteins:
- a CDS encoding FAS1-like dehydratase domain-containing protein, which gives rise to MADASLIGYRFPSFSFPVEEGKLREFSRAVLWEGGARPAPTFSAAASFWTPPDTGPGLNLDLKRVLAGGNEWEYLGLIAAGDVLTVHASITDVRHKAGKRGVMSIIVREARFVNQRGEEVLVQRSDIIELPPRNTADESAKEGV